The nucleotide sequence CATCTTTATCTTTATGGTTCGTACACCCAGGGCACTTATTCACCAGAGAGTGATATCGACGTTGCAGTTGTTGCAGATAATTTTAGCGGCGACCCAATTGAAGACACTCTGTTACTCATGAAATTGAGACGGAAAATTGACTATCGAATCGAGCCTCGACCTTTCAAAACCGAAGATTTTAATTTATCCAACCCTTTGGCAAAGGAAATCATCAACTCTGGCAAAGAAATTAAATAAATCTTCAACGATATTCTATTTCAGCAGCTTCTGTTTTACTTCTTGCCTCTCATCAGTTGATACTTGTGTTTGCCTTTTTTGAGTT is from Candidatus Atribacteria bacterium ADurb.Bin276 and encodes:
- a CDS encoding Nucleotidyltransferase domain protein, yielding MAPNNDRERIEEIVKAFGEIIKEKIKVRHLYLYGSYTQGTYSPESDIDVAVVADNFSGDPIEDTLLLMKLRRKIDYRIEPRPFKTEDFNLSNPLAKEIINSGKEIK